In the Kaistella sp. 97-N-M2 genome, one interval contains:
- a CDS encoding ABC transporter ATP-binding protein, which yields MNALKTLNPYFWKHRILLFWGLLFIIASNFFNIFKVQYVGKSVDEIAKTTNLGFNKQVLIYVAIIVGSSLLTGFFTFMMRQTIIVSSRRIEYELKNKIYSHYQELSLTDFKKTTIGDLMNRLSEDVVAVRMYLGPGVMYIANLLILLVITCIYMVRTDVTMTIWSLLPLPILSYGIYKVSSIINKKSKVMQKSQSAISTFVQDSFSGIRVVKFFAKEKYIENNYGAKVKDYQDKALDLAKTEAYFFTIIIFVIGLLNVVILFIGGTKYMNNVLSVGKIADFFLYINILIFPFSMLGWVTSINQRAEASMSRINEFLDMKSDIINTNHENYPIKGDIEFRNVSYVYPNTGIKALNKLSFKIEAGKSLAIMGKTGSGKSTIALLLCRLIDPTEGEILIDGKNLKDHNLVNYRKFIGYIPQESFLFSDTIENNIGFAIDNPSLKLVEEFAIKADVHKNIIEFKERYKTMVGERGVMLSGGQKQRICIARALIKEPKILIFDDSLSALDTETEDNILQNIENEITKSSSIIITHRASSAKRADKILNLTDAESPELV from the coding sequence ATGAACGCACTCAAAACGCTCAATCCCTATTTTTGGAAGCACCGGATCCTTTTATTCTGGGGTTTGCTTTTTATTATAGCGAGTAATTTCTTTAATATTTTCAAGGTACAGTATGTAGGAAAATCCGTGGACGAAATCGCAAAAACAACGAATTTGGGTTTCAACAAACAGGTTTTAATTTACGTGGCCATTATTGTAGGATCTTCTTTGTTAACGGGATTTTTCACCTTCATGATGCGCCAAACCATTATTGTTTCTTCGCGCCGAATAGAGTATGAACTCAAAAATAAAATTTACAGCCATTACCAGGAATTGTCTTTAACGGACTTTAAAAAAACTACAATTGGAGATCTGATGAACCGGCTGAGCGAAGACGTGGTGGCGGTGAGAATGTACCTGGGTCCCGGCGTTATGTATATCGCGAACTTACTTATTTTGCTGGTCATCACCTGCATTTATATGGTTCGGACGGACGTTACGATGACGATTTGGTCCCTTTTGCCCCTGCCCATTTTATCGTACGGAATTTATAAAGTGAGCTCCATCATCAACAAAAAGTCTAAGGTGATGCAGAAAAGTCAATCCGCGATTTCTACGTTTGTGCAGGACAGTTTTTCGGGAATTCGGGTCGTGAAGTTTTTCGCGAAAGAAAAATATATCGAAAATAATTACGGCGCCAAAGTAAAAGATTATCAGGATAAAGCGCTGGATCTGGCAAAAACGGAAGCCTACTTTTTTACGATCATTATTTTTGTGATTGGTCTTTTAAATGTGGTCATTCTTTTTATCGGCGGCACCAAATACATGAACAATGTACTTTCGGTGGGTAAAATCGCAGATTTTTTCCTTTATATCAACATTCTTATTTTCCCTTTTTCCATGTTGGGATGGGTAACATCCATCAATCAACGGGCAGAAGCATCGATGTCGCGAATTAATGAATTTCTTGACATGAAGAGCGACATCATCAACACCAATCACGAAAACTACCCTATAAAAGGAGATATCGAGTTCCGCAATGTCTCATACGTCTATCCGAACACGGGAATAAAAGCCTTGAACAAACTCAGTTTTAAAATAGAAGCCGGAAAATCGCTCGCTATTATGGGTAAAACCGGCAGCGGTAAATCCACTATTGCGCTTTTGCTCTGCCGTCTAATCGACCCTACAGAAGGCGAAATCCTCATCGACGGTAAAAATCTGAAGGACCATAATTTGGTGAACTACCGTAAATTCATCGGCTATATTCCGCAGGAAAGTTTTCTGTTTTCCGACACCATCGAAAACAATATCGGCTTTGCCATTGACAATCCTTCCTTAAAACTGGTTGAAGAATTTGCAATAAAAGCAGATGTTCACAAAAATATTATTGAATTTAAGGAGCGCTACAAGACCATGGTGGGCGAACGCGGCGTTATGCTTTCTGGCGGTCAGAAACAGCGGATCTGCATTGCAAGAGCTTTAATAAAAGAACCGAAAATTCTCATATTTGATGATTCGCTCTCGGCGCTGGATACAGAAACTGAAGATAACATTCTGCAGAACATCGAAAATGAAATTACAAAAAGCAGTTCCATCATCATCACACATCGTGCGAGCAGTGCAAAACGTGCAGATAAAATCCTGAATTTAACAGACGCAGAAAGTCCAGAGTTGGTTTAA